In Aquimarina sp. TRL1, a single window of DNA contains:
- a CDS encoding biotin--[acetyl-CoA-carboxylase] ligase: MHIIKVDAIDSTNSFLRGLNREDKLVEKVCVLAREQTAGKGQLGASWVSNPGENLTCSVFMPIQKIEASDQFYISMLVSLSVFDALQTFMIPKLSIKWPNDILSDKYKICGILIENIVNNGRLTGVIIGVGINVNQKNFENLPRAASLSMLSGRNFNVEEVLHSFLYALEKRFTAFDVSGFMSLKQEYEKCLFRKNKPSMFKDREGDSFVGIIQSVTQQGKLQVLLEDEIIGEFDLKELQLLY, encoded by the coding sequence ATGCATATAATCAAAGTTGATGCCATTGATTCTACAAATTCATTTCTAAGAGGGTTAAATAGAGAGGACAAATTAGTGGAAAAAGTCTGTGTATTAGCCAGGGAGCAAACGGCAGGGAAAGGACAGTTAGGAGCTTCATGGGTGAGTAATCCCGGTGAAAATCTTACCTGTAGCGTTTTTATGCCGATTCAGAAAATAGAAGCTTCGGATCAATTTTATATCTCAATGCTAGTATCATTATCGGTGTTTGATGCGTTGCAAACATTCATGATACCTAAATTGTCAATCAAATGGCCAAACGACATTCTGTCAGATAAATATAAAATATGTGGTATTTTAATAGAAAATATTGTTAATAATGGCAGGTTAACTGGTGTTATTATCGGAGTAGGGATTAATGTGAATCAGAAAAATTTCGAAAATCTTCCAAGGGCAGCTTCTTTATCGATGTTGTCAGGTAGAAATTTTAATGTAGAAGAGGTATTACATTCTTTTTTGTATGCTTTAGAAAAACGCTTCACTGCATTTGATGTGTCAGGTTTTATGTCGTTGAAACAAGAATATGAAAAATGTTTGTTTAGAAAAAACAAACCCTCTATGTTCAAAGACAGAGAGGGAGATTCTTTTGTTGGAATTATCCAGAGTGTTACACAACAAGGAAAACTACAGGTGCTCTTGGAAGATGAAATTATAGGAGAATTTGACCTTAAAGAGCTTCAATTATTATATTGA